The following are from one region of the Strix uralensis isolate ZFMK-TIS-50842 chromosome 4, bStrUra1, whole genome shotgun sequence genome:
- the LOC141942317 gene encoding protein O-GlcNAcase-like isoform X10, producing MQSLIEAAQEQGVEFVFAISAGQDMVFSSAGDRLLLQQKLRQVAAMGCHSFALLFDDIDPCMCQADRDVFPSLAQAQASVANEVYQELGQPSVFLFCPTEYCSSLCSPCPRQSCYLLTIGQELLPGIGIIWTGPKVVSQELSAALLEEVEGVLRRPPVIWDNLYANDYDCRRVFLGPYMGRAPGLVPRLRGLLLNPNCELQANFIPIHTLGSWFRSELGSGAHPDLAGMETTAALGDSQGPQEGSYSPQEALELALHDWVAEINRQALEQGGRTPGHPSASLKGGTRLQPGTAGGQGVMTNPQPHDSVPSGTDQHGPEPCGMAAGEGRRKVTSEPEKGSGSGSPADGQQSPVGDGDQLTTGSRGSCEPSCALPGTAGSAQSAGTPEATETLPSPRPTMCCSNGANTSQNLSLPTGDARAGGGSPCQPPRGTQPEASRADMPQTPPGPGAGTSPGPTAPLTDRAGTSPGPMAPLTDGAGTSPGPTAPLADGAGASPGPTALLTNGAGAIPGPTAPLANRAGTSPGPTAPVTPEEAGSSPMALLTLEEAVSGPTVPLTPKEARTSSTALLTLEEAGSVPVALLTLKEATSSSTAPVTPEEDTSSPMAPLTLGEVRMLVELFYLPYHHGPLAQRLLEHFRWLWANSLSVGVPAPAADACEGMRWRGRARSFQLLCAQTCRLHSRFVSSAGRALLYDLHPYLWDIRNMLLAAGALVLWLDGHLLCDPDPKGTWGSCFGWCQSITAPIPLRGDAEPWARRGGLFGELQALLPVGNSCDLFYHPPPLFPSSQLYLLRPLLPLDKGELYRMCRESLDCGPEVAEILAAHPDLLGDRLLGSFLSLSPEYTFVLEDEEGPCGYAAGALCAEGFLQQRDSSWLPALRHKYPRDLGTGAPALGQDALEEALLFFHAELPAVPLPVLQRFPSLVQLGTAPRVLDVGASRSLAICLLSALRANGSRGVFCQVSAADQQQLSFYGKLGFVALPVAWSSSPSAQLLGRLL from the exons ATGGTGTTTTCAAGTGCCGGGGATCGGCTCCTGCTGCAGCAAAAACTCAGGCAG GTGGCTGCCATGGGGTGCCACTCCTTCGCGCTGCTCTTTGACGACATCGACCCCTGCATGTGCCAAGCGGACAGAGATGTCTTCCCCTCCCTGGCGCAGGCTCAGGCCTCTGTGGCCAACGAGGTGTACCAGGAGCTGGGCCAAccatctgtcttcctcttctgcccTACAG AGTACTGCAGctctctctgctctccctgccccagACAGTCCTGCTACTTGTTGACCATCGGCCAGGAGCTGCTCCCAGGGATCGGCATCATCTGGACAG GCCCGAAGGTGGTGTCACAGGAGCTCTCAGCCgcgctgctggaggaggtggagggtgTCCTGCGACGTCCACCCGTCATCTGGGACAACCTGTACGCCAACGACTATGACTGCAGACGTGTCTTCCTGGGCCCCTACATGGGACGTGCCCCCGGCCTCGTGCCCAGGCTCCGTGGGCTGCTCCTCAACCCCAACTGCGAGCTCCAGGCCAACTTCATCCCCATACACACACTGGGCAGCTGGTTCCGGAGTGAGCTGGGGAGTGGTGCCCACCCTGATCTCGCAG GGATGGAGACCACggcagccctgggggacagcCAAGGCCCGCAGGAGGGGAGCTACAGCCCCCAGGAGGCCTTGGAGCTGGCGCTGCATGACTGGGTGGCTGAGATAAACCGGCAGGCCTTGGAGCAAG GAGGAAGGACCCCGGGACACCCCAGTGCCAGCCTCAAGGGCGGAACAAGGCTGCAGCCCGGCACAGCGGGAGGACAGGGAGTCATGACCAACCCCCAACCCCATGACTCTGTTCCCAGTGGGACAGACCAGCACGGCCCTGAGCCCTGCGGCAtggcagcaggggagggaaggaggaaggtgaCCTCGGAGCCCGAGAAGGGCAGTGGGAGCGGGTCCCCTGCTGATGGCCAGCAAAGCCCTGTGGGGGATGGGGACCAGCTCACCacggggagcagagggagctgtgAGCCTTCCTGTGCTCTGCCCGGCACGGCTGGGAGTGCTCAGTCTGCAGGAACACCAGAGGCTACCGAGACCCTCCCCAGCCCACGTCCCACCATGTGCTGCAGCAATGGGGCCAACACCAGCCAGAACCTCTCCCTGCCCACCGGTGATGCCAGGGCGGGGGGTggcagcccctgccagccccccagAGGTACCCAGCCTGAGGCCAGCAGAGCTGACATGCCCCAGACACCCCCAGGGCCGGGGGCTGGCACCAGCCCTGGCCCCACGGCACCACTCACCGACAGGGCTGGCACCAGCCCTGGCCCCATGGCACCACTCACTGATGGGGCTGGCACCAGCCCTGGCCCCACGGCACCGCTCGCCGATGGGGCTGGCGCCAGCCCTGGCCCCACGGCACTGCTCACCAACGGGGCTGGTGCCATTCCTGGCCCCACGGCACCGCTCGCCAACAGGGCTGGCACCAGCCCTGGCCCCACAGCACCAGTGACCCCAGAGGAGgctgggtccagccccatggccctGCTGACCCTGGAGGAGGCTGTATCTGGCCCCACGGTACCACTGACCCCCAAGGAGGCCAGGACCAGCTCCACAGCACTGCTGACCCTGGAGGAGGCTGGGTCTGTCCCTGTGGCACTGCTGACACTCAAGGAGGCCACGTCCAGCTCCACAGCACCTGTGACTCCAGAGGAGGACACGTCCAGCCCCATGGCACCGCTGACTCTGGGGGAGGTGCGGATGCTGGTGGAGCTCTTCTACCTGCCCTACCATCATGGGCCACTGGCGCAGCGTCTCCTGGAGCACTTTCGGTGGCTCTGGGCAAACAGCCTCAGCGTGGGGGTCCCAGCCCCGGCAGCCGATGCCTGCGAG GGCATGCGGTGGCGCGGCCGAGCCCGATCCTTCCAGCTGCTCTGCGCTCAGACGTGCCGCCTGCACAGCCGCTTCGTCAGCAGCGCCGGACGGGCATTGCTCTACGACCTCCATCCCTACCTCTGGGACATCCGCAACATGCTGCTGGCTGCCGGCGCCCTCGTCCTGTGGCTGG ATGGCCATCTGCTCTGCGACCCTGACCCCAAGGGCACCTGGGGAAGCTGCTTTGGCT GGTGCCAGAGCATCACTGCCCCGATCCCGCTGCGGGGGGACGCTGAGCCCTGGGCACGTCGTGGGGGCCTCTTTGGAGAGCTGCAG GCGCTGCTGCCCGTGGGGAACAGCTGTGACCTTTTCTACCACCCACCTCCGCTCTTCCCGTCCAGCCAGCTGTACCTCCTGCGCCCGCTGCTGCCCCTGGACAAG GGAGAGCTTTACCGAATGTGCCGGGAGAGTTTGGACTGTGGCCCCGAAGTCGCAGAGATCCTCGCAGCCCACCCTGATCTCCTCGGGGACAG GCTGCTGGGCAGCTTCCTGAGCCTGAGCCCCGAGTACACGTTTGTgctggaggatgaggagggtcCGTGTGGCTACGCAGCTGGAGCACTCTGCGCTGAAGGCTtcctgcagcagcgagacagcaGCTGGCTGCCAGCCCTACGGCACAAGTACCCCCGAGACCTGGGCACAGGTGCCCCAGCTCTGGGACAG GATGCCCTGGAGGAAGCGCTGCTCTTCTTCCACGCAGAGCTGCCGGCGGTGCCGCTGCCTGTGCTGCAGCGCTTCCCCTCCCTGGtgcagctgggcacagccccccgTGTGCTGGACGTGGGGGCCAGCCGCAGCCTGGCCATCTGCCTGCTGAGCGCACTCAGGGCCAACG GGTCACGGGGAGTGTTTTGCCAAGTCAGTGCCGCTGACCAGCAGCAACTGAGCTTCTATGGCAAGCTGGGCTTCGTCGCCCTGCCGGTGGCCTGGAGCAGCTCTCCCAGCGCTCAGCTCCTGGGACGCCTCCTCTGA